A genome region from Methanobacterium bryantii includes the following:
- a CDS encoding LysE family translocator, translated as MFNLLIAGITLGLYSGLSPGPLLILLISQTLKHGHREGIKVAFSPLITDLPIIAVSIIFLSFVAGYSSILGIISILGGLFLLYMAYESFKTRELTEDIEAEEPKSLKKGATVNFLNPAPYLFWITVGGPLIINAYTGSILAPLMFIIGFYVLLVGSKIVLAFAAGKSREFITGKPYLYIMRILGIVLVLFAIYFFNQGVHLLIK; from the coding sequence TCTACTCAGGCCTCTCACCAGGCCCCCTACTCATCCTCCTCATATCTCAAACCTTAAAACACGGCCACAGGGAAGGCATAAAAGTCGCATTTTCCCCGCTGATCACAGACCTGCCAATTATAGCAGTATCCATAATATTTTTATCATTTGTTGCAGGTTACAGCTCAATTTTAGGCATCATATCAATTCTTGGAGGTTTATTCCTGCTTTATATGGCCTATGAAAGCTTTAAAACAAGAGAACTAACTGAAGATATCGAAGCAGAAGAGCCAAAATCACTTAAAAAAGGAGCAACAGTCAACTTTTTAAATCCGGCCCCATACCTGTTCTGGATAACCGTCGGCGGACCCCTAATCATAAACGCTTATACAGGCAGTATTTTAGCCCCATTGATGTTCATTATAGGCTTTTATGTTCTTTTAGTGGGCTCAAAAATAGTTCTGGCCTTCGCTGCAGGTAAATCCCGTGAATTCATTACAGGGAAACCGTATCTTTACATAATGAGAATTCTAGGAATAGTACTCGTATTATTTGCGATTTATTTCTTCAATCAAGGTGTTCACTTGTTAATAAAATGA